Proteins encoded in a region of the Blastococcus sp. Marseille-P5729 genome:
- a CDS encoding DUF3533 domain-containing protein encodes MGGSRLSDSWRGEVRASASPRTIALLFGTLLLALGFIYSYVAAFHDPTPHSVPVLVAADSANGEAAVDPVVEQLNGLDGTPLEASAADSADTVREAVRDGSTSAGIVINPAGDSDVLYVASGGGASVVTAVEQVIAGVENAQGRSYTVTDLVPVAKGDARGLTGFYLAVGWVVGGYLVASLLAIAEGARATTRRHAVVRLGFLVPYALLLGFGGALIVGTGLDVWTGHVLPLGLVGSLTVFAVAATTVGLEALLGTFGIGAAVLLFVVLGNPSAGGPYQASLLPGFWSAIGPFIPTGATTRLVRDTVYFGAGGVGWELWVLVAYLVVGSLLAVTITHTLGEPAGDRVAAGEPVDAVPDTKV; translated from the coding sequence ATGGGTGGTTCACGACTTTCTGACTCATGGCGCGGCGAGGTGCGGGCATCGGCCTCACCTCGAACGATCGCGCTGCTGTTCGGCACACTGCTGCTGGCACTGGGTTTCATCTACAGCTACGTGGCCGCGTTCCACGACCCCACGCCACACAGCGTCCCCGTCCTGGTCGCCGCAGACTCGGCGAACGGCGAGGCAGCCGTCGATCCCGTGGTGGAGCAGCTCAACGGCCTCGACGGAACGCCCCTGGAAGCGAGCGCCGCGGACTCGGCCGACACGGTGCGAGAGGCGGTTCGGGACGGCAGCACGAGTGCTGGAATCGTGATCAACCCGGCCGGCGATTCCGACGTGCTCTATGTCGCCTCGGGTGGCGGCGCATCGGTTGTCACTGCAGTAGAACAGGTCATTGCGGGTGTCGAGAACGCGCAGGGGCGCTCCTACACGGTGACCGATCTGGTTCCGGTGGCCAAGGGCGACGCTCGTGGTCTGACCGGTTTCTATCTGGCCGTGGGCTGGGTCGTCGGCGGCTACCTCGTCGCCAGCCTTCTCGCGATCGCCGAGGGGGCCAGGGCGACCACGCGACGCCACGCGGTCGTGCGTCTCGGGTTCCTTGTGCCCTACGCCCTGCTCCTAGGCTTCGGTGGCGCGCTGATCGTCGGGACCGGCCTGGACGTCTGGACCGGACATGTGCTGCCGCTTGGACTCGTTGGGTCCCTGACGGTGTTCGCTGTCGCAGCCACGACGGTGGGGCTGGAGGCCCTGCTCGGTACGTTCGGCATCGGTGCGGCGGTACTGCTGTTCGTAGTACTCGGCAATCCCAGCGCAGGTGGCCCGTATCAGGCAAGTCTGCTCCCGGGCTTCTGGAGCGCGATCGGCCCCTTCATCCCCACCGGTGCCACCACACGGCTGGTGCGTGACACCGTCTACTTCGGGGCCGGGGGAGTGGGGTGGGAGCTCTGGGTCCTGGTTGCCTACCTGGTGGTCGGCTCGCTTCTCGCGGTCACGATCACCCATACCTTGGGTGAGCCGGCCGGGGACCGGGTCGCTGCCGGCGAGCCCGTCGACGCGGTGCCCGACACGAAGGTGTGA
- a CDS encoding TetR/AcrR family transcriptional regulator, producing MVQAAGELFDETGTTGAGVNDVCSRAGYTRGAFYSNFESMDELYLAVCDDRARALLDRVEAAIDERITARPGPLDLDHAVSEVVAVLPLDPSWFAARSVFIAQAAARPMAADMLRRHHEDLVDRLGPLGTASLRAAQRTATVTESALAEAMLGAYDGAMLHAVIYPDRAHAFLQSAVKAVLLGSSATSP from the coding sequence TTGGTCCAGGCCGCGGGAGAACTCTTCGACGAGACCGGCACAACCGGCGCCGGGGTGAACGACGTCTGCTCCCGCGCCGGCTACACCCGCGGCGCCTTCTACTCCAACTTCGAGTCCATGGATGAGCTCTACCTCGCCGTCTGCGACGACCGTGCCCGGGCCTTGCTGGACCGCGTCGAAGCGGCCATCGATGAGCGGATCACCGCGCGCCCCGGTCCGCTCGACCTGGACCATGCAGTCAGCGAAGTCGTCGCGGTGCTACCCCTGGACCCTTCCTGGTTCGCAGCACGCAGCGTGTTCATCGCCCAAGCCGCCGCCCGGCCGATGGCTGCAGATATGTTGCGGCGACACCACGAAGATCTCGTGGACCGTCTCGGCCCGCTCGGCACCGCGAGCCTGCGCGCGGCCCAACGAACGGCAACCGTCACGGAGTCGGCACTGGCAGAGGCAATGCTTGGCGCCTACGACGGCGCCATGCTGCACGCTGTCATCTACCCCGACCGCGCCCATGCTTTTCTCCAAAGTGCTGTCAAGGCGGTCCTCCTCGGCTCCTCGGCGACCAGTCCCTGA
- a CDS encoding ABC transporter ATP-binding protein: MTTTPSAQPGGQIVASHLTKVYGGQRAVDDLSFTVEPGSITGFLGPNGAGKSTTLRMLLGLSTPTSGTSTVAGRAYADLPDPLAVVGSVLDPAFHPGRTGRDHLRVYCAAAGLPDKRADEVLHLVGLDKAARRKAGGYSLGMRQRPGPATALLGNPRILMLDEPANGLDPEGIQWLRRFLRHLADEGRTILISSHLLQEVEQTVDRVVIIAKGRLVREGTVAELSGSLEQATVVRGPDLSRLAAELERVAPGSVSTAADGLRVRGVPTRRVGELAFATQTLLHELADDKKDLEYLYFQLTAGQGEYETSADPSAGGHRP; encoded by the coding sequence GTGACCACGACACCCAGTGCGCAACCAGGTGGCCAGATCGTCGCCTCACACCTCACGAAGGTCTACGGCGGTCAGAGGGCGGTCGACGACCTCAGCTTCACCGTCGAGCCCGGCTCGATCACCGGCTTCCTCGGCCCGAACGGCGCAGGCAAGTCGACGACCCTTCGCATGCTGCTCGGCTTGAGCACACCCACCTCCGGCACCTCGACGGTCGCTGGACGCGCCTATGCCGATCTGCCCGATCCACTGGCCGTCGTCGGATCAGTGCTCGATCCGGCGTTCCATCCCGGTCGTACCGGCCGGGACCATCTGCGCGTGTACTGCGCTGCGGCGGGGCTGCCGGACAAGCGTGCAGACGAGGTCCTGCACCTGGTCGGGCTCGACAAGGCGGCCCGCCGCAAGGCGGGCGGCTACTCGCTGGGGATGCGTCAGCGCCCCGGCCCCGCGACCGCGCTGCTCGGCAACCCGCGGATCTTGATGCTCGACGAGCCGGCCAACGGGCTCGACCCCGAGGGCATCCAGTGGCTAAGGCGGTTCCTGCGGCACCTCGCCGACGAAGGTCGCACCATCCTGATCTCCAGTCACCTGCTGCAGGAGGTCGAGCAGACCGTCGACAGGGTGGTCATCATCGCCAAGGGCAGGCTGGTCCGCGAGGGCACCGTCGCGGAGCTGTCCGGCTCCCTGGAACAGGCCACGGTCGTGCGCGGGCCCGATCTCTCGCGGCTGGCTGCCGAGCTCGAACGGGTGGCGCCGGGCTCGGTCAGCACCGCGGCAGACGGTCTGCGGGTGCGCGGGGTGCCCACCCGCCGCGTCGGCGAGCTGGCGTTCGCCACTCAGACGCTGCTGCACGAGCTCGCCGATGACAAGAAGGACCTCGAGTACCTCTACTTCCAGCTCACCGCCGGGCAGGGCGAGTACGAGACTTCGGCAGACCCGAGCGCGGGAGGGCACCGGCCGTGA
- a CDS encoding ABC transporter permease, translating to MKLIKSELRKFFSTKTWIWLLIGCVLLALIQVVLTLSFAGSGGAEGGPPAFPPIESPEIQKIVLTGPANATIFIAILGVIGITAEYRHKTIAPTFLATPKRWKVVAAKLLTYLMLGVGYAVVAAVFVVLVSMIWINARGGEFSLGGDNWKILLGAAIAAALYGIIGVAVGSLVPNQIAAISGLLAYMFVIEPILSAIPATQGVYRYLPGGAASALYTYADVGGPTGDLLSPIAGGLLLAGYAALLAGIAYLVSTRREVS from the coding sequence GTGAAGCTGATCAAATCGGAGCTGCGCAAGTTCTTCAGCACCAAGACCTGGATCTGGCTGCTCATCGGCTGTGTCCTCCTCGCGCTCATCCAGGTCGTGCTCACCCTGTCGTTCGCGGGATCCGGGGGCGCCGAGGGTGGGCCGCCGGCGTTTCCGCCCATCGAGTCGCCGGAGATCCAGAAGATCGTGCTCACCGGCCCGGCCAATGCAACGATCTTCATCGCGATCCTCGGCGTCATCGGCATCACTGCGGAGTACCGGCACAAGACGATCGCACCGACCTTCCTCGCCACCCCAAAGCGGTGGAAGGTCGTGGCAGCCAAGCTGCTGACCTATCTGATGCTCGGAGTCGGATATGCGGTCGTCGCTGCGGTCTTCGTCGTCCTCGTCTCCATGATCTGGATCAATGCCCGCGGCGGCGAGTTCAGCCTCGGCGGCGACAACTGGAAGATCCTGCTGGGCGCCGCGATCGCCGCCGCACTCTACGGAATCATCGGTGTCGCCGTCGGCTCGCTGGTGCCGAACCAGATCGCCGCCATCAGCGGCCTGCTCGCCTACATGTTCGTCATCGAGCCGATCCTCTCGGCCATCCCCGCGACCCAGGGGGTCTACCGGTACCTACCCGGCGGGGCTGCGTCCGCGCTGTATACCTATGCGGACGTCGGCGGGCCCACCGGAGACCTCCTCAGCCCCATCGCCGGAGGGCTGCTGCTCGCCGGCTACGCGGCCCTACTCGCGGGTATTGCATACCTGGTGTCGACGCGGCGCGAGGTTTCCTGA
- a CDS encoding multifunctional oxoglutarate decarboxylase/oxoglutarate dehydrogenase thiamine pyrophosphate-binding subunit/dihydrolipoyllysine-residue succinyltransferase subunit — MSTQQESVPPQVSPTSDFGTNDWVIEDMYQRYLESPDKVDPAWHEFFADYKPSSGSDKPSSGSDKGSGGSDATSTASSNGAPPKAAKKSDKPRPAAGTAPKPQEKPSEVDDARPAGTQAVDGQSESVKNVGQAKAAQASRGDAKTSGPKKPAAKPASGDAEYQQLRGAAGKIVSNMEQSLEIPTATSVRAVPAKLLADNRIVINNHLKRARGGKVSFTHLIGFALVEALKDFPEMNYSYAEVDGKPNLVKPAHVNLGLAIDLEKPDGSRTLVVASIKGCEQMDFAQFLAAYEDIVRRARNNKLTLDDYAGTTISLTNPGTVGTNHSIARLMSGQGAIIGVGAMDYPAEFQGMSEATLNELAVSKIMTLTSTYDHRIIQGAYSGDYLRRLHALLLGEDGFYDRIFQALKIPYEPVRWLPDISRTHEGQIDKGARIVELIDAYRTKGHLMADTDPLNYQQRSHPDLDIRTHGLTLWDLDREFPVGGFAGKPTMALREILGVLRDAYCRTVGVEYMHITDPEERRWIQERIEGVEERMPVEWQKHILGRLNAAEAFETFLQTKFVGQKRFSLEGGETVIALLDAVLQRAAEHELDEVAIGMPHRGRLNVLANTVGKSYGQIFREFEGNIDPATAHGSGDVKYHLGAEGEFTHPVTGHSTTVSLTSNPSHLETVNPVLEGIVRAKQDKINKGEQGFTVLPVLLHGDSAFAGQGVVAETLNLSQLRGYRTGGTVHIVVNNQVGFTTSPAAARSSLYCTDVARMVSAPIFHVNGDDPEACVRVARLAVEYRQAFKKDVVIDMVCYRRRGHNEGDDPSMTQPLMYDVIDAKRSVRKLYTEALIGRGDITMDEATEALQDFQRKLEQVFVETREAEPPSGKKPEMEVRDDSEVKTSVSPEILKRIGDVHVSYPEGFTVHPKLQKLVERRAAMVTQGDIDWGMGEILAFGSLLAEGVPVRLAGQDSRRGTFVQRHAVLIDRKDGEEYTPLLYLGKGQARFWVFDSLLSEYAAMGFEYGYSVENTEALVVWEAQFGDFANGAQSIIDEYITSGEAKWGQRSGVVLMLPHGHEGQGPDHSSARIERYLAMCAEDNMTVANCTTPANHFHILRRHALDDIHRPMVLFTPKSLLRAKAATSQVEDFTEGHFKHVIGDPDADPQKVTRVLLASGKINYDLLAARKKAGKDNVAVLRVEQLYPIPSSYIAEELAKYPNMQELCWVQEEPANMGAWSFMAMNLPADLPAGTPPLQGISRPASASPAVGFKTVHDQTQTELIQRALG; from the coding sequence GTGTCGACACAGCAGGAATCAGTCCCCCCGCAAGTCTCTCCCACGTCCGACTTCGGCACGAACGACTGGGTCATCGAGGACATGTACCAGCGGTACCTCGAGTCACCGGACAAGGTAGACCCGGCCTGGCACGAGTTCTTCGCGGACTACAAGCCCTCCAGCGGATCCGACAAGCCCTCCAGCGGATCCGACAAGGGCTCCGGTGGATCCGATGCGACGTCGACCGCGTCGTCCAACGGTGCCCCGCCCAAGGCCGCCAAGAAGTCCGACAAGCCGCGCCCTGCGGCCGGGACCGCCCCGAAGCCGCAGGAGAAGCCGAGCGAGGTCGACGACGCCCGCCCGGCCGGCACGCAAGCGGTCGACGGACAGTCCGAGTCGGTCAAGAACGTCGGCCAGGCGAAGGCCGCCCAGGCCTCCCGCGGGGACGCCAAGACATCCGGGCCGAAGAAGCCCGCCGCCAAGCCGGCCAGTGGAGACGCCGAGTACCAGCAGCTGCGGGGTGCGGCCGGCAAGATCGTCTCCAACATGGAGCAGTCGTTGGAGATCCCGACTGCGACCTCGGTACGCGCGGTGCCGGCCAAGCTGCTCGCAGACAACCGCATCGTCATCAACAACCATCTCAAGCGCGCCCGCGGCGGGAAGGTCTCCTTCACCCACCTGATCGGCTTCGCGCTCGTGGAGGCCCTGAAGGACTTCCCGGAGATGAACTACTCCTACGCCGAGGTCGACGGCAAGCCGAACCTCGTCAAGCCGGCTCACGTGAACCTCGGGCTCGCGATCGATCTGGAGAAGCCGGACGGTTCACGCACCCTTGTCGTGGCCAGCATCAAGGGCTGCGAGCAGATGGACTTCGCGCAGTTCCTGGCCGCCTACGAGGACATCGTGCGGCGGGCGCGCAACAACAAGCTCACCCTCGACGACTACGCGGGAACCACGATCTCCCTGACCAACCCGGGCACCGTGGGCACCAACCACTCCATAGCCCGGCTGATGAGCGGGCAGGGCGCCATCATCGGCGTCGGCGCGATGGACTACCCCGCCGAGTTCCAGGGCATGAGCGAGGCGACCCTTAACGAGCTCGCGGTCAGCAAGATCATGACCCTGACCTCGACGTACGATCACCGCATCATCCAGGGTGCCTACTCCGGTGACTACCTGCGCCGCCTGCACGCGCTGCTGCTGGGCGAGGACGGCTTCTACGACCGGATCTTCCAGGCGCTGAAGATCCCCTACGAGCCGGTCCGCTGGCTGCCGGACATCAGCCGCACCCACGAGGGCCAGATCGACAAGGGCGCCCGGATCGTCGAGCTCATCGACGCCTACCGCACCAAGGGCCACCTGATGGCTGACACCGACCCGCTGAACTACCAGCAACGTAGCCATCCTGACCTGGATATCCGCACTCACGGACTCACGCTGTGGGATCTTGACCGCGAGTTCCCGGTCGGCGGGTTCGCCGGTAAGCCGACGATGGCCCTTCGCGAGATCCTCGGCGTGCTGCGTGATGCCTACTGCCGCACTGTCGGTGTCGAGTACATGCACATCACCGACCCCGAGGAGCGCCGCTGGATCCAGGAGCGGATCGAGGGCGTCGAGGAGCGGATGCCGGTCGAGTGGCAGAAGCACATCCTGGGCCGGCTCAACGCCGCCGAGGCGTTCGAGACCTTCCTGCAGACCAAGTTCGTCGGCCAGAAGCGCTTCTCGCTCGAGGGCGGCGAGACCGTCATCGCGCTGCTGGACGCCGTCCTGCAGCGCGCCGCAGAGCACGAGCTCGACGAGGTCGCGATCGGCATGCCGCACCGCGGGCGGCTGAACGTGCTGGCGAACACCGTTGGCAAGTCGTACGGGCAGATCTTCCGCGAGTTCGAGGGCAACATCGATCCTGCGACCGCGCACGGCTCGGGTGACGTGAAGTACCACCTGGGGGCAGAGGGCGAGTTCACCCATCCGGTGACCGGTCACTCCACCACGGTGTCGCTGACCTCGAATCCCTCGCACCTGGAGACCGTCAACCCGGTTCTCGAGGGCATCGTCCGCGCCAAGCAGGACAAGATCAACAAGGGCGAGCAGGGCTTCACGGTGCTCCCGGTGCTGCTGCACGGAGACTCGGCCTTCGCCGGCCAGGGCGTCGTGGCCGAGACGCTGAACCTCTCGCAGCTGCGCGGCTATCGCACCGGCGGTACCGTGCACATCGTCGTGAACAACCAAGTCGGCTTCACCACCTCGCCGGCCGCGGCCCGTTCCTCGCTGTACTGCACCGACGTCGCCCGCATGGTCTCCGCGCCGATCTTCCACGTCAACGGGGACGACCCCGAGGCCTGCGTGCGCGTTGCGCGGCTCGCGGTCGAGTACCGCCAGGCGTTCAAGAAGGACGTGGTCATCGACATGGTGTGCTACCGGCGCCGCGGCCACAACGAGGGCGACGATCCGTCGATGACCCAGCCGCTGATGTACGACGTGATCGATGCGAAGCGTTCGGTGCGCAAGCTCTACACCGAGGCGCTGATCGGCCGTGGCGACATCACGATGGATGAGGCAACCGAGGCACTGCAGGACTTTCAGAGAAAGCTCGAGCAGGTCTTCGTCGAGACCCGCGAGGCCGAGCCGCCGTCCGGCAAGAAGCCCGAGATGGAGGTCCGCGACGACTCAGAGGTCAAGACCTCGGTCAGCCCCGAGATCCTCAAGCGAATCGGCGACGTGCACGTCTCCTATCCCGAGGGCTTCACGGTCCACCCGAAGCTGCAGAAGCTCGTCGAGCGTCGCGCGGCCATGGTCACCCAGGGCGACATCGACTGGGGCATGGGCGAGATCCTCGCCTTCGGCTCACTGCTGGCCGAGGGCGTGCCAGTGCGGCTCGCGGGTCAGGACTCGCGTCGCGGCACCTTCGTGCAGCGTCACGCGGTGCTGATCGACCGCAAGGACGGCGAGGAGTACACCCCGCTGCTGTACCTAGGCAAGGGTCAGGCCCGCTTCTGGGTCTTCGACTCACTGCTGTCGGAGTACGCCGCGATGGGCTTCGAGTATGGATACTCGGTCGAGAACACCGAAGCCCTGGTGGTCTGGGAGGCGCAGTTCGGCGACTTCGCCAACGGCGCCCAGTCCATCATCGACGAGTACATCACCTCGGGCGAGGCAAAGTGGGGCCAGCGCTCGGGCGTCGTCCTGATGCTGCCGCACGGCCACGAGGGCCAGGGCCCGGATCATTCGTCGGCGCGGATCGAGCGCTACCTGGCGATGTGCGCTGAGGACAACATGACCGTGGCGAACTGCACCACGCCGGCCAACCACTTCCACATCCTGCGCCGCCACGCGCTTGATGACATCCACCGGCCGATGGTGCTGTTCACGCCGAAGTCGCTGCTGCGCGCAAAGGCCGCGACCTCCCAGGTCGAGGACTTCACCGAGGGACACTTCAAGCACGTGATCGGCGATCCGGACGCCGACCCGCAGAAGGTGACCCGGGTGCTGCTGGCCTCGGGCAAGATCAACTACGATCTCCTGGCGGCGCGCAAGAAGGCCGGCAAGGACAACGTAGCGGTCCTGCGCGTCGAGCAGCTCTATCCGATCCCGTCGTCCTACATCGCCGAGGAGCTGGCGAAGTACCCGAACATGCAGGAGCTGTGCTGGGTTCAGGAGGAGCCGGCGAACATGGGTGCGTGGTCGTTCATGGCCATGAACCTGCCCGCCGACCTGCCCGCCGGGACACCTCCGCTACAGGGAATCTCCCGCCCCGCGTCCGCATCCCCCGCGGTCGGCTTCAAGACGGTCCACGACCAGACCCAGACCGAGCTGATCCAGCGCGCCCTCGGCTAG
- a CDS encoding DUF6104 family protein, which yields MYYTDRGIEELESRRAEEDLGVEWLCDRMRTFIDLHPQFESAVDQLATFLARDDEDDE from the coding sequence GTGTACTACACCGATCGCGGGATCGAGGAGCTGGAGTCTCGCCGCGCCGAGGAGGACCTCGGCGTGGAGTGGCTGTGTGACCGCATGCGCACCTTCATCGACCTGCACCCGCAGTTCGAGAGCGCGGTCGATCAGCTCGCCACCTTCCTCGCCCGCGACGACGAGGACGACGAGTAA
- a CDS encoding NADP-dependent malic enzyme, protein MKYPEPPPLDPALQPIFDAHDRGKISVELKAPIDSVDVLSKVYSPGVAEVCTRIADYPTEKAKYTAAPGIVAVVSDGTAVLGLGDIGAEASLPVMEGKSGLFKQFAGLDSFPIVLNTTDVDEIIAAVKAIAPSFGGINLEDISAPRCFEIEDRLKQELDIPVMHDDQHGTAIVVTAALRNARMLSGRKDGEMRIVIAGAGASGIACAKMLYSTGVRDIILTDSKGAIHPWRHDLTPVKQQLLSWTNHEGIRGTTEEILAGKDCFIGLSGSTISEEAIASMNDDPIIFALSNPTPEIHPDVAAKYATVVATGRSDFPNQINNVLAFPGIFRGAMEVGATAITEDMKIAAAVAIADVVLDEMSRDRIIPDPFDPRVVPAVTEAVKKAWIDGKAEWVIR, encoded by the coding sequence GTGAAGTACCCCGAACCGCCGCCGTTGGACCCTGCCCTGCAGCCGATCTTCGATGCGCACGACCGCGGGAAGATCTCGGTCGAGCTCAAGGCCCCGATCGACAGCGTGGACGTACTGTCGAAGGTCTACTCTCCGGGGGTCGCCGAGGTATGCACGCGCATCGCCGACTACCCCACGGAGAAGGCCAAGTACACGGCCGCCCCCGGGATCGTGGCGGTGGTGTCGGACGGCACGGCAGTCCTGGGGCTCGGCGACATTGGCGCCGAGGCGTCCCTCCCCGTCATGGAGGGCAAGTCCGGGCTGTTCAAGCAGTTCGCCGGGCTCGATTCGTTCCCGATCGTGCTGAACACCACGGACGTCGACGAGATCATCGCCGCCGTCAAGGCGATCGCGCCGTCCTTCGGCGGCATCAACCTCGAGGACATCTCCGCTCCACGCTGCTTCGAGATCGAGGACCGGCTCAAGCAGGAGCTCGACATCCCCGTGATGCATGACGACCAGCACGGCACGGCGATCGTCGTGACGGCCGCGCTACGCAACGCGCGGATGCTGTCCGGTCGCAAGGACGGCGAGATGCGGATCGTCATCGCCGGGGCGGGCGCTTCGGGCATCGCATGCGCGAAGATGCTCTACTCCACCGGCGTCCGCGACATCATCCTGACCGACTCCAAGGGCGCGATCCACCCGTGGCGGCACGACCTCACCCCGGTCAAGCAACAGCTGCTGTCCTGGACCAACCACGAGGGCATCCGGGGGACGACCGAGGAGATTCTCGCCGGCAAGGACTGCTTCATCGGCCTGTCCGGCTCGACGATCAGCGAGGAGGCGATCGCGTCGATGAACGACGATCCGATCATCTTCGCACTGTCGAACCCGACGCCGGAGATCCACCCGGACGTCGCGGCCAAGTATGCGACCGTGGTCGCCACCGGCCGCTCGGACTTCCCGAACCAGATCAACAACGTGCTGGCCTTCCCGGGCATCTTCCGCGGCGCGATGGAGGTCGGCGCGACCGCGATCACCGAGGACATGAAGATCGCCGCCGCAGTGGCGATCGCGGACGTCGTCCTGGACGAGATGAGCCGAGACCGGATCATCCCCGACCCGTTCGACCCGCGCGTCGTCCCGGCCGTCACCGAGGCGGTCAAGAAGGCGTGGATCGACGGCAAGGCGGAGTGGGTCATCCGCTAG
- a CDS encoding dTDP-4-dehydrorhamnose 3,5-epimerase family protein, whose translation MDVRDLKFPGILEFAPKVFPDDRGIFLECFRAEPLEEKLGHRLNLVQANHSVSKKGTVRGVHYALVPPGQAKYVYCPQGSFLDIVVDIREGSPTFGVVDVVKLDQQDHRAIYVSEGVGHTVVALEDDSSLIYLCSAGYNPQLEKGLNPLDPELGLPVPKDIDLLLSPKDTAAPTLSEAREQGLLPSYDECEKWYEKLRSEHAARS comes from the coding sequence ATGGACGTACGCGATCTGAAGTTCCCCGGAATCCTCGAGTTCGCCCCCAAGGTCTTCCCCGACGATCGAGGCATCTTCCTCGAGTGCTTTCGCGCCGAACCGCTCGAGGAGAAGCTCGGCCACCGCCTCAACCTGGTCCAGGCCAACCACTCCGTCTCGAAGAAGGGCACCGTCCGCGGCGTCCACTACGCACTGGTTCCGCCCGGGCAGGCCAAGTACGTCTACTGCCCGCAGGGCTCCTTCCTCGACATCGTGGTCGACATCCGCGAGGGCTCGCCCACCTTCGGTGTCGTGGACGTCGTCAAGCTCGATCAGCAGGACCATCGTGCGATCTACGTCTCCGAGGGAGTCGGGCACACCGTGGTGGCCCTCGAGGACGACTCGTCACTGATCTACCTGTGCTCGGCCGGCTACAACCCGCAGCTGGAGAAGGGCCTCAACCCGCTCGATCCCGAGCTGGGGCTGCCGGTCCCGAAAGACATCGATCTGCTGCTGTCCCCGAAGGACACCGCCGCGCCGACGCTCAGCGAGGCCCGGGAGCAGGGCCTGCTGCCTTCGTACGACGAGTGCGAGAAGTGGTACGAGAAACTGCGCAGCGAGCACGCTGCACGGTCGTGA